A window from Malassezia restricta chromosome I, complete sequence encodes these proteins:
- a CDS encoding DNA topoisomerase 2-associated protein PAT1: MSFFGFDTSLPADDKAAVLSSKDEERALNDKIERALAASAQEDVEVYTWGQDGYDGLGEQLDEANDDVNEDTFGTFAEEVGTDFDFGHAAAAPPRSDRNASAFAASLDDFWDTPALSRTTASVQPPMRHAPPPATLEQVEAELKSKKASAAPSADAPPPRPLTLGEVEAQLLQKRTSVNAHPPVRPSQPPTIPPPGIVPPMVRPVPGAAGPHPGSVPMVPPMLMPPGIRPGASDVASTPLPPPPGIRPTVPVSAPRAPQQSAAEAQAAHLARMRMMLEACPSNVQSAILSLPPPIQFDSLEDIVRQYPSLLRGDTSDAEQASQVLTSQASERLENWKKAEDKRRAKAAKLAHMTRYNGVMSGADKDFITRIQISQLVTSDPYTDDFYAHVFFAVRGGARKVVVPDGSVEAIQQHKNAETSGKGAPRKLTRHENAMLRMQQQVERLVDNRKKREAKGAVSSQSGTLGRVSLVTANKPRQMLQLINQPGEAPGSHAAPAAHNQEDAVRMALQDAALGDAARAPQSATRKALTRRESLAALERLYHLVLQLEQLRREPSTPENTAAQKQLTEALWKELRVLEPLGVSDPHPFVSLLNHVKGKKLIPRVFRLLSAEQALAMLTMLIASFESLDAVKEFAQWEKYRVLEPMRHVRPPISAHQATDLGRSIDAFSNSVLFQMMALINTLSLRIISGMLALLMERNHVLACARTRPGISLLSALLSRAEALRQAANAPPAADELEQWYSVLGVLFNRLSSDGQLPSLFYSTRAASYMPFGVDMFSLGTVPGHAPDSNAEDEPVWNFMALLAIHANLSQQQVLVQELREKILSNILAAKEAKASSLPMPPGAEDARIRNVNLLLHALNLDAAQITL; encoded by the coding sequence ATGTCGTTCTTCGGCTTCGATACGAGCCTGCCGGCCGATGACAAGGCCGCAGTGCTGTCATCGAAAGACGAAGAACGCGCTTTGAATGATAAGATCGAGCGTGCTCTGGCTGCGAGTGCGCAAGAGGATGTCGAAGTATACACATGGGGCCAGGATGGCTACGATGGCCTAGGTGAACAGCTGGATGAGGCGAATGACGACGTAAACGAAGACACGTTTGGTACTTTTGCTGAAGAGGTAGGAACGGATTTCGATTTTGGACATGCTGCGGCCGCTCCTCCCAGAAGCGACCGGAACGCCTCGGCTTTTGCTGCATCACTCGATGATTTTTGGGATACGCCTGCACTGTCGCGTACAACGGCATCTGTGCAGCCGCCAATGAGGCATGCACCCCCACCTGCGACGCTTGAGCAAGTGGAAGCAGAACTCAAGTCGAAAAAGGCTTCGGCAGCACCTTCAGCtgatgcaccgccgcccCGACCCCTAACACTGGGTGAAGTGGAAGCACAGCTCCTGCAGAAGCGTACTTCGGTCAACGCGCATCCGCCTGTTCGTCCTAGTCAACCTCCAACGATTCCCCCGCCCGGTATAGTCCCTCCCATGGTACGTCCCGTGCCGGGCGCAGCAGGTCCTCATCCTGGTTCTGTGCCAATGGTGCCACCTATGCTAATGCCACCTGGCATCAGGCCTGGTGCATCCGATGTGGCATCTACCCCGttgccgccaccgccggGAATCCGTCCGACTGTGCCCGTatcggcgccgcgggcCCCACAGCAGTCCGCGGCTGAGGCCCAGGCTGCACACCTCGCACGTATGCGTATGATGTTGGAGGCATGTCCGTCGAATGTGCAGTCAGCGATCCTGTCACTTCCGCCACCTATCCAATTTGATTCGCTGGAAGATATAGTGCGGCAGTACCCGTCGCTTTTACGCGGCGATACGAGCGACGCTGAGCAGGCCTCCCAGGTGCTCACAAGTCAGGCATCCGAACGACTTGAGAACTGGAAGAAGGCGGAGGACAAGCGCCGTGCCAAAGCTGCCAAGCTGGCTCATATGACGCGCTACAATGGTGTCATGTCAGGTGCCGACAAGGACTTTATCACCCGCATTCAGATCAGTCAGCTCGTGACGTCGGATCCGTACACGGACGACTTTTACGCACATGTGTTCTTTGCTGTGCGTGGCGGTGCCCGGAAAGTCGTGGTTCCGGATGGATCCGTGGAGGCGATCCAGCAACACAAGAATGCTGAAACAAGTGGAAAGGGAGCGCCGCGCAAGTTGACGCGGCATGAAAATGCCATGCTCAggatgcagcagcaagtCGAACGCCTTGTTGATAACcgcaagaagcgcgagGCAAAAGGTGCTGTTTCATCGCAATCAGGCACGCTGGGCCGTGTGAGTCTTGTAACGGCAAACAAGCCGCGTCAGATGTTGCAATTGATCAACCAGCCAGGCGAGGCGCCAGGATCACACGCCGCACCGGCCGCACACAACCAAGAAGATGCggtgcgcatggcgcttCAGGATGCTGCGCTGGGtgatgctgcgcgtgcaCCGCAGAGTGCGACACGTAAGGCCTTGACACGCCGCGAGTCGCTTGCGGCACTGGAACGTTTGTACCACCTTGTGTTGCAGCTGGAGCAGCTACGTCGCGAACCATCGACGCCCGAGAATACGGCAGCGCAAAAGCAACTTACCGAGGCGCTGTGGAAAGAGTTGCGCGTGTTAGAACCGCTCGGTGTGTCGGACCCACATCCTTTTGTGAGCTTGCTGAACCACGTTAAAGGCAAGAAGCTCATCCCTCGTGTGTTCCGTCTGCTCAGTGCTGAGCAGGCTCTTGCCATGCTCACCATGCTCATTGCATCGTTTGAATCGCTCGATGCTGTGAAGGAGTTCGCACAATGGGAAAAGTATCGTGTCTTGGAACCTATGCGACATGTCCGCCCGCCTATATCGGCACATCAAGCCACCGATCTGGGCCGTAGTATCGACGCTTTCTCCAATTCGGTGCTCTTCCAGATGATGGCGCTCATCAATACGCTCTCGTTGCGCATCATTAGCGGTATGCTGGCACTGCTGATGGAACGCAATCATGTTTTGGCATGCGCCCGTACGCGCCCTGGTATTTCGCTTTTGTCGGCACTGTTGTcgcgtgccgaggcatTGCGGCAGGCAGCGAACGCTCCACCGGCtgccgacgagctcgagcagtgGTACAGCGTGTTGGGCGTGCTGTTCAACCGTCTGTCGTCTGACGGTCAGTTGCCCTCGCTTTTCTACTCaacacgcgccgcatcgtaCATGCCATTCGGCGTCGATATGTTCTCGCTCGGCACAGTCCCGGGACATGCACCGGACAGCAATGCAGAAGACGAGCCGGTCTGGAATTTCATGGCACTCCTTGCCATCCATGCAAACCTATctcagcagcaggtgctggtgcaggAACTGCGCGAAAAGATTCTCTCGAATATTCTCGCTGCCAAAGAAGCGAAGGCTTCGTCCCTTCCTATGCCTCCTGGCGCAGAAGACGCGCGTATTCGCAACGTCAATTTGTTGCTGCATGCCCTGAATCTCGATGCAGCACAAATTACACTTTAA